TTTAGGCTGGAACTAAGGATGAATGTGACCATTACAGCATCCTCTATTTCTCTGTAGTAACGTTTTTAAATAATTAAATGGCCCCCAAAGAAACATTTCCTCTGGTAATGTTGCTTGAATGAAAAGTAATGTTTGTTTCGAATACAGCTGGCGcgttgaaaagttcaaaattCTTGATCCTAATGCTCCCTGTTAGTACATTGATTCTGACTATCATGTTAGAAATTGAATACAAGCACATATATTTACAATTCCGAAAATTGGCGACAGTGGGGGGGTGCCTTTCACGAGAAGTCAGAGGCGAACGAATAGGCTATGttatccgggtaacactatTGAATAACGTTAACATCCTTGCTTAGTCTATCAATTGTAGAACCAGTCGCAAGTTAggaattttctttttttcaagacATCAATCCACATCTCTCattaaaatgaaaaaagaacaaatttCAGTTCGAAATTAAATGGGAAgtgatgcgatgagctaggCTACACTTGAGAAGTTGGAAAGCTCGTTAAAAATACAGGGTTGTGTTGTTTTGTCCTAAATAACATACATTAATAGACGCATAAGATATAGCGTAATGGGTCGTAAAGGTAAGGGTCCtaaaaacaacaaacaaaagttAGCTCCAGAGAAGGAACGATTTTTGCAATGTTGCTCCGATATTACGGTCGAATTGGTTAATTCTTTAACTGGCGGTGCCAGTAAGGAGGTTAACCTAAATGGTTTAATTACTAGATATTCTAAGAAGTATAAGTTGAAGCAGCAACCACGTTTGACAGATATAATCAACTCTATTCCTGACCAGcataaaaaatatttattaCCAAAGCTTAAGGCCAAACCGGTACGTACGGCCTCTGGTATTGCTGTGGTTGCTGTGATGTGCAAACCACATAGATGTCCTCATATTGCATACACAGGtaatatatgtgtgtaCTGTCCTGGTGGGCCAGATTCtgattttgaatattctACACAATCTTACACTGGTTACGAACCAACATCCATGCGTGCCATCCGTGCGCGTTATGATCCTTATGAGCAAGCGCGTGGTAGAATCGAGCAATTAAAACAGTTGGGGCACTCCATTGATAAAGTCGAGTATATTATTATGGGTGGTACGTTTATGTCTTTACCTAAAGATTATAGAGAGGACTTTATTGTAAAGTTACACAATGCTCTATCTGGTTTCAACGGTAATGATATAGATGAAGCCATTCAGTATTCTCAACAATCCTTGACTAAGTGTGTTGGTATTACGATCGAAACTAGACCTGACTACTGTACACAAACCCATTTAGATGATATGTTGAAGTATGGTTGTACCAGATTGGAGATTGGGGTCCAATCTTTATATGAAGATGTGGCTAGGGATACAAATAGAGGACATACCGTGAAATCTGTGTGTGAGACTTTTGCTGTGGCAAAGGATGCTGGATATAAGATTGTTTCTCATATGATGCCGGACTTGCCAAATGTCGGAATGGAAAGAGATATTGAACAATTTAAAGAGTACTTTGAAAATCCTGCTTTCAGAACTGATGGGTTGAAAATCTATCCAACATTAGTTATTCGTGGTACAGGTCTTTATGAGCTTTGGAAAACAGGTAGGTATAAGTCCTATAATGCAAATGCGTTAGTGGACTTAGTAGCACGTATAATGGCCCTTGTGCCTCCATGGACCAGAATTTATCGTGTTCAAAGAGATATTCCTATGCCCTTGGTTACATCCGGTGTTGATAATGGTAACTTAAGAGAGTTAGCACTCGCTAGAATGAAGGATTTCGGTACTACTTCTAGAGATGTGCGTACCAGAGAGGTAGGTATACAAGAAGTGCATCATAAGGTTCAGCCTGATCAAGTTGAACTCATTAGAAGAGACTACTATGCTAATGGAGGTTGGGAAACTTTCCTTTCCTACGAAGATCCAAAACAAGACATTCTAATCGGTCTATTGAGATTAAGAAAAgcttcaaagaaatacaCATATCGTAAAGAATTTACATCACAGAAAACATCCATTGTTAGAGAGCTACACGTTTACGGCTCAGTTGTTCCTTTGCATTCTAGAGACCCACGTAAGTTCCAACATCAAGGTTTTGGTACTTTGTTAATGGAAGAAGCTGAAAGAATCGCTAGAGAAGAGCATGGCTCTGAAAAGATCTCAGTTATATCCGGTGTTGGTGTTAGAAATTATTATGCAAAATTAGGATATGAGCTCGATGGACCCTATATGTCTAAGAAAATTCAACAGGACTCTTGAATGGGAatatttattcttcttgtgcTCAACACtatttattctatttattCGTTTGCATTCAGttaaatataataacacaaatttttgtttccgGTTTAATCCTTTTAGTATATCCTGgcacttctttcttccacaGTGAACTCATGCTCCTTGTAATACATTGCAATATCGACAAAAActtgttttaatttattcAAACTGTTTTCCGATATATTTTGGTAGTGGAAAGCCAATCTACCGTCCCATAAACGAACACTGTTCTTTTCTCCAAACTTCAATAAAACATCACATGAGATTTTCGACTTTGGTAAatcaatgaagatgaagtttgTTTCCACCGGATGTAACAAAACTAGTTCAAAGTTGTATTCTTGTTTCAACGTATTAGATAAATCATTCCAGAAACTTTCGGTAATCTGGTTGACTAGCATGATATTTTCAGGGAAATTCTTTTTAATACAGTAACTAGCAATCGTGGTAATGAACCCCGCTTGCCTGATCCCCCCGCCTTGTTGTTTCTGAATATGTCTAGCTTTTTTAATGAATTCGATCGATCCGACCAACACAGAACCTATTGGGGCACCAATTGATTTAGATAAGCAAATGGAAACGGAATCAACGAGTGAAGCGACTCTCTGCATATAATTTCTCTCTGAAGTTAAGTTTTCGTCAACTGCGGCTGCATTCCATAAACGTGCACCATCCATATgaattttaatattttgaGAGTGTGCCCATTCACTAATTCGTTCTAATTCCTCTAATGGAAAACGCATTCCATGCAACGTGTTTTCCAAACATATTAACCGGGTGGGTGCCAGATGAATATCGCCAATATCAGGAACATAATTAGCTTTGATATCCTCCAATGTCAAATGGTGATCGTTGGTTGCTATCGCAGGAATAACAAGAGCTTGTGAAAGCACAGCAATTCCGGCACATTCATCTACATATACGTGTGCTCTTTTATCACATAACACAGAATATGGAGGAGCAAAGTTCAAATGCGAACGAATAGCGAGTTGATTTGCCATTGTTGTAGACATACAGAACAAACCTCGAGATAACTCACCATTGAATAATTTACCACCAAGAATCTCCTTGGATATCTGGGCTTCGAGTAAACACGTGTCAGTATCTTCTAGATTAATAGTGTCACCCAATGATGCTTCTTTTGCTAGATCCCAGAAGTCAGGGGTTGGGATTGTGAAAGTATCGGATCTATAATCTGTAGCTGAACTGGTGTATAACGGTGGGATTGACATTACAATGGATctgattttggttttgcGGGAAATGAAATTTAACGTATGCTAACTTATCTTCCTAATTGCATTGAGTGTTAACTCTCTTGTTTTCGGTAGAAGCAGTCATCATAAAGCTCTTTAGATTTGAGTCGTGCTGCTTTCACTTTTATACCGGCGatcataatataataatggctgtaaaaaatgaaaatatgcAAAGTCTAATAAAGTGCATATTcaagcagaagcagaaaaatTGAGGAAATCGGAAAACAACTAATCTTTTATGAAAGTATTTGCTTGGAAAAATAGTAACGAGATACTAACTGGCTATATaaacaaaatgatataGACATGACACTAGACATATATGTCCTGGTATAATttttagtattattattattttatttttttaatttggactgtatatatttttttttttagggGAGAGCACCATGGTaacatttttattattctgACTTGCTTCTCTCCTCTAAACGATGTGTTGGGAGAGATTCAAATGCACCGAACAATTCTGTAGAGTATGGTGTTGAAATCCTTGAACTTGTCAAAACAACCTCTGGGAATATGGACCATCTCCATATCATTTGATACTGGTCCCCTTTTCCGTGAATATAGATTCTCAAGTATTCTAAGAACACAATGTAGAAGTACACTCCGAGCCCAGTGAACAAATGCCACCAACCATGGAACTCTAAAAACAGTCCAAGGGGTAATTTGAGGTATAATCTTCTTATCATGATCCAAAACTTGCAGAAATGAACATCAAGTtgccagaagaaaaatccaAACAGAAACATCCCTATGCCAAGTAACATGGAATTTTGTAGATTCCTCTTCGCTTTTTTGTCGTCCACAAACAGAGACGTGAGTCGGAACGCAAACGAGATTAAAAGGGCATTAATAACCCCATACCCAACTTGATGGATCGTTGGGTCTTTGAAAATAAGATATACAGCGGTAAGTATGTTGGCACCAGTAAAAATGGACAGTCCGATTATCCACTGCTTCCGTTTTGTTGGAGACTTGATTTTGGTTGTAGCAGCATCGATTTCCTCACAAAATATACTCCACGCTGGAATACAGGTGGCATAAACCATGGGTAACTCGTCCAATAGCTGATATTCATATTGAAGGGTCATGTGAAAAAGCCAAGACCCGATTCCTACCAGTCCAAAACCAGCGCAAATCAGTTTGAATCTGGTTTCAAGTTTATTCTTACCAGCAGAATAGTACAGATATAGTGCCAACAGAATAAATCCACTGTTCGTTAGTGTGTTAGACCATTCTGCCACATAAGGAGATATCACATAATTCTCTTCGCACCAGTCGATAGTAGATGTAGGAGTGCCCCAAAATCCAGAATCTGGCGCAGGAGGATAGTCCACGAATAATCCGAACATTTTATGACAGTCAAATAATGAGTCCTAAATATTTCAGCTCGCTTGGGTGGCTTCTCTAACTaacatataatataatactTACTATGAATCATCCCccttgtttttttaaatttacCCAGTGTCACTTAGCGACagattctttctttatataatattattcCAACTTCCTTGATTAAGTGTAGCGTGCTCTTTTTTACAGTTTTTATCTCAAAAAATGTTAATCCGAGCCGAAGGCACTCGAATAGGCTCTGCGAAGAGAAGCAGGGAACTTACATTTGAACTCAAAGGGGAACGGAAATACAAAATTACTTCGAGAGGCGCAGTAAACGTATCCTAACTACTTGGATATCTTCGGCCATACAATAAGTAAATGCACAGATACATGCAGTCGCACGTTCGTTAAGCCAACAAACAGCAGCGTGTTCTTAGACACGAGagagttttttttattttctatttttctgGGGATGGTTTTGTCATCCCTAGTAATTCAATAGCGATCACACGGAGTGTGAGACAGTgtcgttttttttttttttttttttttagttctACGTAAGAAGTAGTGATAGTTAACGAGGGTTGTCGGAAAGTCGTCAACGCCCGCTTGGTTGGGAGCGTAAATGTATGGAAGAGAAGGTACCCTGtagccttttttttccaaaactGGCAAACGATATTTGACAACGATGCATTCTGTATTGGAGTggctgaaaaaaaaaaa
The Kluyveromyces marxianus DMKU3-1042 DNA, complete genome, chromosome 1 DNA segment above includes these coding regions:
- the YDC1 gene encoding alkaline dihydroceramidase encodes the protein MFGLFVDYPPAPDSGFWGTPTSTIDWCEENYVISPYVAEWSNTLTNSGFILLALYLYYSAGKNKLETRFKLICAGFGLVGIGSWLFHMTLQYEYQLLDELPMVYATCIPAWSIFCEEIDAATTKIKSPTKRKQWIIGLSIFTGANILTAVYLIFKDPTIHQVGYGVINALLISFAFRLTSLFVDDKKAKRNLQNSMLLGIGMFLFGFFFWQLDVHFCKFWIMIRRLYLKLPLGLFLEFHGWWHLFTGLGVYFYIVFLEYLRIYIHGKGDQYQMIWRWSIFPEVVLTSSRISTPYSTELFGAFESLPTHRLEERSKSE
- the GLY1 gene encoding low specificity L-threonine aldolase, whose product is MSIPPLYTSSATDYRSDTFTIPTPDFWDLAKEASLGDTINLEDTDTCLLEAQISKEILGGKLFNGELSRGLFCMSTTMANQLAIRSHLNFAPPYSVLCDKRAHVYVDECAGIAVLSQALVIPAIATNDHHLTLEDIKANYVPDIGDIHLAPTRLICLENTLHGMRFPLEELERISEWAHSQNIKIHMDGARLWNAAAVDENLTSERNYMQRVASLVDSVSICLSKSIGAPIGSVLVGSIEFIKKARHIQKQQGGGIRQAGFITTIASYCIKKNFPENIMLVNQITESFWNDLSNTLKQEYNFELVLLHPVETNFIFIDLPKSKISCDVLLKFGEKNSVRLWDGRLAFHYQNISENSLNKLKQVFVDIAMYYKEHEFTVEERSARIY
- the ELP3 gene encoding Elongator subunit ELP3, encoding MGRKGKGPKNNKQKLAPEKERFLQCCSDITVELVNSLTGGASKEVNLNGLITRYSKKYKLKQQPRLTDIINSIPDQHKKYLLPKLKAKPVRTASGIAVVAVMCKPHRCPHIAYTGNICVYCPGGPDSDFEYSTQSYTGYEPTSMRAIRARYDPYEQARGRIEQLKQLGHSIDKVEYIIMGGTFMSLPKDYREDFIVKLHNALSGFNGNDIDEAIQYSQQSLTKCVGITIETRPDYCTQTHLDDMLKYGCTRLEIGVQSLYEDVARDTNRGHTVKSVCETFAVAKDAGYKIVSHMMPDLPNVGMERDIEQFKEYFENPAFRTDGLKIYPTLVIRGTGLYELWKTGRYKSYNANALVDLVARIMALVPPWTRIYRVQRDIPMPLVTSGVDNGNLRELALARMKDFGTTSRDVRTREVGIQEVHHKVQPDQVELIRRDYYANGGWETFLSYEDPKQDILIGLLRLRKASKKYTYRKEFTSQKTSIVRELHVYGSVVPLHSRDPRKFQHQGFGTLLMEEAERIAREEHGSEKISVISGVGVRNYYAKLGYELDGPYMSKKIQQDS